The following proteins come from a genomic window of Macadamia integrifolia cultivar HAES 741 chromosome 14, SCU_Mint_v3, whole genome shotgun sequence:
- the LOC122061067 gene encoding salutaridine reductase-like, protein MADTYTNSASKRLAVVTGANKGIGLEICHQLASNGVAVVLTARDKNRGVEAVKKLKGYGLSDVFFHQLDVKDPASIASLALFIKTQFGKLDILVNNAAVSGVIVDDDAGLEAIMAVDESQEVRAAKFEQLARQTCETGEECLQANYYGTKKVTEALLPLLQLSDSPRIVNVSSSLGKLQNISVTWAKEVLSDIDGLTEERVDEAVNKYLKEFKEGLIETKGWPAYSMSKAFLNAYTRILSKKFPKFQINCVCPGYVKSDFNLNTGKFTVEEGAAGPVKLALLPDDGPSGLFFFQKEVASFD, encoded by the exons ATGGCAGACACCTACACAAATTCTGCATCAAAGAG ATTGGCAGTTGTTACTGGAGCTAATAAGGGGATTGGATTGGAGATATGTCACCAGTTGGCCTCCAATGGTGTAGCTGTGGTTTTGACAGCCAGAGATAAGAACAGAGGTGTTGAAGCTGTTAAGAAGCTCAAAGGGTATGGACTATCTGATGTATTTTTTCATCAGCTGGATGTGAAGGACCCTGCTAGTATTGCTTCCCTAGCTCTTTTCATCAAAACCCAGTTCGGAAAGCTTGATATCTTG GTGAACAATGCAGCTGTCTCTGGAGTCATAGTTGATGATGATGCTGGTCTCGAAGCCATAATGGCAGTGGATGAATCT CAAGAAGTTAGGGCAGCTAAATTTGAGCAACTGGCAAGGCAAACTTGTGAGACAGGAGAAGAATGTCTACAAGCAAACTACTATGGCACCAAAAAAGTGACTGAagcacttcttcctctccttcagtTATCAGATTCGCCAAGAATTGTgaatgtttcttcttctttagggAAGCTACAG AACATCTCAGTCACCTGGGCTAAGGAAGTGCTAAGTGATATTGATGGCCTCACAGAAGAGAGAGTGGATGAGGCAGTGAACAAGTATCTTAAGGAATTCAAGGAGGGCTTAATAGAAACTAAAGGCTGGCCTGCATATAGTATGTCCAAAGCATTTTTGAATGCCTACACAAGGATTCTATCCAAAAAGTTTCCCAAATTCCAGATAAATTGCGTCTGCCCAGGTTACGTCAAATCTGATTTTAACCTCAACACAGGGAAATTTACTGTTGAAGAAGGTGCAGCAGGTCCTGTAAAGTTGGCTTTGTTGCCTGATGATGGCCCTTCTGGGCTATTCTTTTTCCAGAAGGAAGTGGCTTCCTTTGATTGA
- the LOC122061068 gene encoding salutaridine reductase-like, which produces MTDINTNSATKRLAVVTGANKGLGFEICQQLASNGVAVVLTARDEKKGVEAVEKLKGSGLSDVVFHQLDLKDTASIDSLSLFIKTQFGKLDILVNNAAVSGIVFDDGGLAAIMAVDDDSREVREAKFRQLARQTCETGEECLEANYYGTKKVTEALLPLLQLSDSPRIVNVSSSAGKLQNISVTWAKEVLSDIDGLTEERVDEAVNKYLKDFKEGLIETKGWPAYSMSKASLNAYTKILSKKFPKFRINCVCPGFVKSDFNYNLGKFTIEEGAAGPVKLAFLTDDGPSGLFFFQKEVTSF; this is translated from the exons ATGACAGACATCAATACAAATTCTGCAACAAAGAG ATTGGCAGTAGTCACAGGAGCAAATAAAGGGCTTGGATTCGAGATATGTCAACAGTTAGCTTCCAATGGTGTAGCAGTGGTTTTGACAGCCAGAGATGAGAAGAAGGGTGTTGAAGCTGTTGAGAAGCTCAAAGGGTCTGGGCTTTCTGATGTGGTTTTTCATCAGCTGGATTTGAAGGACACTGCTAGTATTGAttccctttctcttttcatCAAAACCCAGTTTGGAAAGCTTGATATCTTG GTGAACAATGCAGCTGTTTCTGGAATAGTATTTGATGATGGTGGTCTCGCAGCCATAATGGCAGTGGATGATGATTCT AGAGAAGTTAGGGAAGCTAAATTTAGACAACTGGCAAGACAAACTTGTGAGACAGGCGAAGAATGTCTAGAAGCAAACTACTATGGCACCAAAAAAGTGACTGAagcacttcttcctctccttcagtTATCTGATTCACCAAGAATTGTGAATGTTTCTTCTTCCGCAGGGAAGCTACAG AACATCTCAGTCACCTGGGCTAAGGAAGTGCTAAGTGATATTGATGGCCTCACAGAAGAGAGAGTGGATGAGGCAGTGAACAAGTATCTAAAGGATTTCAAGGAGGGTTTAATAGAAACTAAAGGCTGGCCTGCATATAGTATGTCCAAAGCATCTTTGAATGCCTACACaaagattctatcaaaaaaattccccaaaTTCCGGATAAATTGTGTCTGCCCAGGTTTCGTCAAAAGTGACTTCAACTATAACTTAGGGAAATTTACTATTGAAGAAGGTGCAGCAGGTCCGGTAAAGTTGGCTTTTTTAACTGATGATGGCCCTTCTGGGCTATTCTTTTTTCAGAAGGAAGTGACTTCCTTTTGA